The nucleotide sequence TCCACGGCGCCTGCGTGGTTCCGGCGCGCGACGACGCCGCGGCGGCGCGGATCGCGGTGGCGCTCGCCCGCTCCGGCGACGTGGGCGCGCTGATGAAGGGGCACATCCACACCGACACGCTGATGCTCGCGGCCCTGCACCCGAAAAGCGGGCTGCGCACCGGGCGCCGCTTCACCCACGCCTTCCACATGACGCTTCCCGGTTCGGGCCGCGAACTGATCATCACCGACGCGGCGATCAACGTGGCACCGTCGCTGACCACCCGGCTGGACATCATCCGCAACGCCGTGGAGCTGTGGCGGCTGGTCGGCGGCAACGACCCGCGCGTGGCGCTGCTGTCCTGCACCGAGGAGGTGACGGAGCGCGTGCCCTCCAGCATGGACGCCGACCGGCTGACCCGCCTGTGCCAGCAGGAGGTGCCGGGGGCGACGGTGTTCGGGCCGCTGGCGCTCGACCTCGCGGTGTCCGCCGAGGCGGCGCGGATCAAGAACCTGTCCCACCCCTGCGCCGGGGCCGCCGACATCCTGGTGGTGCCGAACATCGAGACCGGCAACGCCCTGTTCAAGGCGCTGGTGCATTTCCTGGACGCGGTCGCCGCGGGCATCGTGCTGGGTGCCGCG is from Azospirillum sp. TSH58 and encodes:
- a CDS encoding bifunctional enoyl-CoA hydratase/phosphate acetyltransferase — its product is MARTLETTAAGCPARLMARSAALEPVPTAVVAAGSPVALESARRATDLGLIEPVLVGDPAAIADSARRIGWTLHGACVVPARDDAAAARIAVALARSGDVGALMKGHIHTDTLMLAALHPKSGLRTGRRFTHAFHMTLPGSGRELIITDAAINVAPSLTTRLDIIRNAVELWRLVGGNDPRVALLSCTEEVTERVPSSMDADRLTRLCQQEVPGATVFGPLALDLAVSAEAARIKNLSHPCAGAADILVVPNIETGNALFKALVHFLDAVAAGIVLGAAVPIVLTSRADPPAARIAAAAIAQIVAGRRSATPGAPYPTTTAAKGGAAPGLHA